The Filimonas lacunae genomic sequence ATATGCCATGATTAAAGCAGCCGCCGAAAAAGGCTGGCTGGACGAGAACAAAGCCATACTGGAAAGCCTTACGTCTATTAAAAGAGCCGGGGCCGACCTTATTGCCACCTATTTTGCAAAAGATGCCGTACGTTTATTAAACGGCCTGTAAATAACCTGTATTATGTATCAATACGAATCGAGCAAAACATTATTCGAAAGAGCACAGCAAAGCATTCCTGGTGGCGTTAACTCCCCGGTGCGTGCTTTTAAAAGTGTAGGCGGCACCCCGGTATTTATGGAGAAAGCCAAAGGCGCTTATCTATACGATGTAGATGGAAACCAGTATGTAGACTACATAGCTTCCTGGGGCCCCATGATTATGGGTCACGCCTACGAACCGGTAGTAAAAGCCATACAGGCCAAAGCGGAAGACTCTACCTCTTTTGGTGCACCTACCCAGCTGGAAATAGAAATGGCCGAGCTGATTAAAAGCATGGCACCTAATGTGGACATGGTACGTATGGTAAACAGCGGCACCGAAGCCTGCATGAGTGCTTTACGTTTAGCCCGTGGCTATACCGGCAAAAACAAGTTCATCAAATTTGAAGGCTGTTACCATGGCCACGCAGATGCCTTCCTCGTAAAAGCAGGCAGTGGTTTAGCTACCTTCAACATTCAAACTGTGCCTGGCATCACTGCCGGTGCTGCCAACGATACCTTAACGGCTCCTTACAACAACCTGGACGCAGTAAAGCAACTGGTAGCAGAACATAAAAACGAAATAGCCGCTATTATTATAGAACCCGTTGCTGGTAACATGGGTTGTATATTACCGGAACCAGGCTTTTTAGAAGGCCTGCGTACCATCTGTACTGCCGAAAACATTGTACTGATATTTGATGAAGTAATGACAGGCTTTCGCCTGGCTGCTGGCGGCGCTCAACAAAAACTGAACATACAGGCCGATCTTATTTGCTATGGCAAAGTAATTGGCGCAGGTATGCCCGTAGGTGCTTTTGCAGGTAAAAAAGATATCATGCAATACATAGCCCCACTGGGCAATGTATATCAGGCCGGCACCCTTAGCGGTAACCCGCTGGCTATGATTGCAGGTTATACCCTGTTAAAAGAATTGAAAGAGAACCACGCTATCTATACGGAACTGGAACAGAAAACCGTGTACCTGCGTAATGGTCTGGACCGCGTATGCAAAGAAGCCGGTATCCCATACACTATTAACCAACTCGGCAGCATGATCAGCTTACATTTTGCGGAACATGCCGTTACAGATTTCGTAAGTGCTTCTGCCACTAACATTGAAAGGTTTAAACAATTCTTTCATGCCATGCTCAAAAGAGGTATTTACTTACCTCCAAGTGCCTTTGAAAGCTGGTTCCTCAATCACGCGCTCACCCGCGATGATTTAGACAAAACCATTGCAGCAGCAGCAGATAGTTTAAAAGAAATCATATAAATCTAGCGCGGGTGTATCAGTTGATACACCCGCTTCTTTTTGTGCCCCCCTGTTCCTTGACACATCCGTTACTGAAAATGCATATAATAATTTAAGAGTACATTTACGCTACCCTAAATTCCAGGAAATGTACTATAAGATTATACAGGACGAAGCCATGTTACGCTCGTTTATTGACTGGCTACCCGACCTCGAAGAAGGCGAAGCCTATTATGTGTCTTTACTGGCCAGAAATAAATACTCCGATGTTATCAAATCAGATAAGCAACAATTAAAACGTTTCACCAGTAAAAAGGGCGATCTGTATTATAAAATACTTCAACTGGAATGCCCGCTCGGCGCTTATACACAAAAAGGCAACCCCATTCCACAAGAAGCGCTTGCACTCTACATTACTCCTAACCCCAGAAGCCTATACGATGCCATGTTCACCGGCCTAACAGCACTGGCAAAATGTATACAGCATCAACAGCGGGATACCAATCCCCACCAGGAAATCATGAGCGAAATACAAAAAAGTAAAAGCAGGAGTTGCTTTATCGATTTCGATTTTGATTACAAAGCAGAAGGATTTGCCACTCAACTCCAATCGCAGATTTACGAGTATACAGGCCCAGCAGCCAAAGTACAGTTTATTGAAACCCGTGGCGGGTTTCACGTTTTGATTGATCCATCCACAATAGAAGAACAATTCAGCAAAAGCTGGTTCAATAACATCAGACAATTACCACATGTAGATCAAACCGGCGATCTGCTGATACCCACACCCGGATGTACACAGGGTGGATTTGTTCCTTTTATGTTATAAGCAACTACCAACCCATATAAAAGACAAAGCCATTTC encodes the following:
- the hemL gene encoding glutamate-1-semialdehyde 2,1-aminomutase, yielding MYQYESSKTLFERAQQSIPGGVNSPVRAFKSVGGTPVFMEKAKGAYLYDVDGNQYVDYIASWGPMIMGHAYEPVVKAIQAKAEDSTSFGAPTQLEIEMAELIKSMAPNVDMVRMVNSGTEACMSALRLARGYTGKNKFIKFEGCYHGHADAFLVKAGSGLATFNIQTVPGITAGAANDTLTAPYNNLDAVKQLVAEHKNEIAAIIIEPVAGNMGCILPEPGFLEGLRTICTAENIVLIFDEVMTGFRLAAGGAQQKLNIQADLICYGKVIGAGMPVGAFAGKKDIMQYIAPLGNVYQAGTLSGNPLAMIAGYTLLKELKENHAIYTELEQKTVYLRNGLDRVCKEAGIPYTINQLGSMISLHFAEHAVTDFVSASATNIERFKQFFHAMLKRGIYLPPSAFESWFLNHALTRDDLDKTIAAAADSLKEII